A single region of the Cucumis melo cultivar AY chromosome 3, USDA_Cmelo_AY_1.0, whole genome shotgun sequence genome encodes:
- the LOC103496496 gene encoding uncharacterized protein LOC103496496 encodes MENPDQDQQDPRSVPGVEDTTAMTIEFLRARLLSERSVSKSARQRADELAKRVAELEEQLKIVSLQRKMAEKATADVLAILEDNGASDISETLDSNSDHETEPKVEDGPPREDVNSGTVRRRNEHEEYSGSNINTSPVLGGSLSWKGRNDSPHTREKYKKHSIRSRSSFTSIGSSSPKHQLGRSCRQIKRRDTRPLDGEQELKSEARMDSSEEILSTSLEDSRNYSVNGHNILRDNYEVREKTCSSSSGIHNSIGNSDQDNDVDGYEKVDDMEKALKCQAQLIDQYEAMEKAQREWEEKFRENNNSTPDSCDPGNHSDITEERDEMRAQAPNLSNNPANEAKPHIAVVCGDRDLSQVQTNGLGPSMCAADVEDLQDQNTNSISTSKSLEEFTFPMANVKQCQDSQENSAQEPSCTSHLNHGLPERPLSSHSGINSYDQETPCSNNDLYALVPHEPPALDGVLEALKQAKLSLTKKIIKLPSVDGESESIDKSIGPLSVLKMGDRLEIPVGCAGLFRLPTDFAAEASSQANFLASSSQLRSPTHYPGEGVALSANHQIFPGHEMEDRSSFLRDSRLRCSGYRTGSGFTRDAFLTDHIPENRWKNPSQKHHIDQYFDAVQPSSYVPNYPSRPVSSNINPNDTFLRTFPSRSTEMPPNQYSFYDDQFRPNMYR; translated from the exons ATGGAAAATCCTGATCAGGATCAGCAAGATCCGAG GAGTGTTCCTGGTGTGGAGGACACAACTGCCATGACTATTGAGTTTCTTCGTGCTCGACTTCTATCAGAACGATCGGTTTCAAAAAGTGCAAGACAAAGAGCTGATGAACTAGCAAAACGA GTTGCAGAACTGGAGGAGCAGCTAAAGATCGTGTCTCTTCAAAGAAAGATGGCTGAAAAGGCCACAGCAGATGTACTTGCCATTTTAGAAGATAATGGCGCTAGTGATATTTCTGAGACACTTGATTCGAACTCTGATCATGAAACTGAACCAAAAGTTGAGGATGGTCCTCCTAGAGAGGATGTGAACTCTGGTACAGTACGGAGGAGAAATGAACATGAAGAATATTCAGGTTCTAATATCAATACTTCTCCAGTGCTAGGCGGAAGCTTGTCTTGGAAAGGTCGCAATGATTCACCACATACTCGTGAGAAGTACAAAAAACATTCTATACGAAGTCGAAGCAGTTTTACTTCGATTGGTTCTTCTTCACCAAAACACCAACTTGGAAGATCATGCCGCCAGATAAAACGTAGGGATACAAG ACCACTGGATGGGGAGCAAGAGCTCAAATCTGAGGCTCGCATGGATAGTTCTGAAGAGATACTGTCGACTTCTTTAGAAGACTCTCGAAATTACTCTGTAAATGGGCACAATATATTGAGAGATAACTATGAAGTTCGTGAAAAGACATGCTCAAGTTCTTCAGGAATTCATAATAGTATAGGAAATAGTGATCAGGATAATGATGTAGATGGATATGAAAAAGTGGATGATATGGAGAAGGCATTGAAATGCCAAGCACAACTTATTGATCAATATGAAGCAATGGAAAAGGCTCAAAGAGAATGGGAAGAGAAGTTCAGAGAAAATAACAACAGTACACCC GATTCTTGTGACCCTGGAAACCATTCAGATATTACCGAGGAAAGGGATGAGATGAGGGCTCAAGCTCCAAATCTATCAAATAATCCTGCAAATGAGGCCAAACCACATATTGCAGTCGTTTGTGGCGATAGAGATTTGTCCCAAGTTCAAACCAATGGGCTTGGCCCATCTATGTGTGCTGCTGATGTGGAAGACTTGCAGGATCAGAATACAAACAGCATTTCTACTTCAAAATCACTTGAAGAATTTACCTTTCCTATGGCTAATGTGAAGCAATGCCAAGACAGCCAAGAAAACAGTGCACAAGAACCTTCATGTACGTCCCACCTCAATCATGGGCTCCCGGAAAGGCCATTGTCATCTCATAGTGGTATCAATTCCTATGATCAAGAAACTCCATGCAGTAATAATGATCTATATGCATTGGTACCACATGAACCGCCTGCATTAGATGGTGTATTAGAGGCACTTAAACAAGCGAAACTGTCACTAACAAAGAAAATCATCAAATTACCCTCTGTAGATGGTGAAAGTGAATCAATTGATAAATCCATTGGACCACTTTCTGTCCTAAAAATGGGGGACAGGTTAGAAATCCCCGTTGGATGCGCTGGGCTCTTCAGACTTCCGACTGATTTTGCTGCTGAAGCTTCTTCACAGGCAAACTTCCTAGCTTCCAGTTCTCAGTTAAGATCTCCAACTCATTATCCTGGTGAGGGTGTTGCATTATCTGCAAACCATCAAATTTTCCCTGGTCATGAAATGGAGGATAGATCAAGTTTTTTAAGAGACAGTCGTTTACGCTGCAGTGGGTACCGCACTGGTTCAGGTTTTACCCGAGATGCATTTCTAACTGACCATATTCCTGAGAATAGATGGAAAAATCCAAGTCAGAAGCATCATATCGATCAATACTTCGATGCAGTTCAACCCTCTTCCTATGTACCCAACTATCCATCACGTCCTGTATCCTCAAACATAAATCCCAATGATACTTTTTTGAGAACTTTTCCCAGTCGGAGCACAGAAATGCCTCCGAACCAATATTCATTTTATGATGATCAATTTAGGCCAAATATGTATAGATAG